TGCTCAACCAGGGCCGGGCCCGGGACTCCTTCTTCGTGCCCTACCCGGGCCCCGACACCGGACTGCTCTCCTACTCCACGATCGACGTGCAGAACGGCATCTGGCACCTGGCACACATCTGGATCGAGCAGGGCCGCTCCCGGATCGCCACCGAACTGAGCCGGCTGACCACCCCCGACGAGATCGACGGGTACGCCGAACAGGCCGGCCTGGTCCCGGTCGCCCGGCACGGCGACTGGGCCGGCAACGACTTCACCGGCGTGGAGCCGATGTACGTCACCGTCTACCGCGCCCCGGGTGACAAGTGAGTACGCCGGCCGCCGGTGAGCGGCACTGGCTGCGCATGATCAGCGACTACGTCCGGCCGCACCGGGGGCCGTTCGTGGCCGCCGGCGTGCTGCTGCTCGCCTCCAGCCTGCTCGGGCTGGCCCAGCCGCTGGCCGCCAAGGCGCTGATCGACGGCCTCACCGCCGGGCAGGGCGTGGGTGGGGCGCTGGCCGTCCTGACCGGGCTGGTGCTCCTGGCCGCCCTGCTGCTCGGCGTCGGCAACTACCTGATCCTGCGGACCGCCGAGGCGGTCGCCCTGGACGGCCGGCGCGGCCTGGTCCGGCACCTGCTGCGGCTCACCGTGCCGGCGTTGCAGCGGCAGGCCCCCGGTGACCTGCTGGCCCGGGTCGCCGGGGACACCATGCTGCTGCGGCAGATCGCCAGCCAGTCCCTGATCGACCTCTTCACCGGCGGCGTCATGCTGCTCGGCGCGGTGGCGCTGATGGCCGTGGTCGACCTGGCCCTGCTCGGGGTGACCGCGATCGTGGTGGTGCTGCTGGTGGTCATCATGGGGCTGCTGATGCCCCGGATCCGGTCGGCCGCGCTGCGCTCACAGGAGTCGGTGGGCGAGATGGGTGCCGCCCTGGAGCGGGCGCTGGGCGCCTTCACCACCATGAAGGCCTCCGGCACCGAGGCCACCGAGGCGGCCCGGATCGACGCGGCGGCGCTGGCCGCGTACCGGCAGGGGGTGAGCCTGGCCCGCTGGGGCTCGGTCGCCGGCACCAGTGCCGGCCTGGCCATCCAGGTCGCGTTCCTGGTGGTGCTCGGCGTCGGCGGCGCGCGGGTGGCCAGCGGCGCGATGCCGGTCTCGGCGCTGGTGGCCTTCCTGCTCTACGTGGCCTACCTGACCCATCCGGTGATGCAGCTCATCGGCGCCAGCACCTACCTGCAGATCGGGCGGGCGGCGCTGACCCGGATCGCCGAGATCGACGCGCTGCCCACCGAGCCGATCGACCTGCCCCCTGCGGCGGAGCCGGCTGGGGCCGCCGCTGTTGCGGTCGTGCCGGCTGGAGCCGCTGCCGCAGGGGTTCACGAGCGGGGCGGCGGGCCGGCGGAGGTGGTCTTCGAAGGGGTCTGCTTCGGGTACCCGGACCGGGACGAACCGGCGCTGCGCGAACTCACCCTGCGGGTGCCGGCGGGCGGGCTGACCGCCCTGGTCGGCCCCTCCGGCTCGGGAAAGACCACGGTGCTCGCCCTGATCGAACGCTTCGTCGAGCCGCAGCAGGGCCGGATCCTCCTCGACGGCCGGCCGCTGGCCGACTGGCCGCTCACCGAACTGCGGGCCGCCATCGGGTACGTCGAGCAGGACGTCGCCGTGCTCGCCGGCACGCTCCGGGAGAACGTCGCGTACGCCACCCCCGGCGCCACCGACGAGGAGATCCGGGAGGTACTGCAGACCACCCGGCTGCACACCCTGCTGGACCGCCTCGGCGGCGACCTGGACGCGCCGATCCGGCACCGGGGCCTCTCCCTCTCCGGCGGCGAACGGCAGCGGATCGCGGTGGCCCGCGCGTTGCTGCGCCGACCCCGGCTGCTGCTGCTCGACGAGGTGACCTCACAACTGGACGCCGCCAACGAGGCCGCGTTGCGCGAGGTGATCCAGGAGGTGTCCCGGCGGACCACGGTGGTCGTGGTGGCGCACCGGCTCTCCACGGTCCTCGCCGCCGAGCAGATCGTGGTGCTGGAGAATGGCACGGCCCGTTCCGTGGGTTCGCATCCGGACCTGGTCCGCACCGACGCGCTCTACGCCAGCCTGGCCGCGGAACAGGCGCTGGTCTGAAAGGGGGGCCCATGGTGGACGCGGTGGTGGTCGGCTCCGGCCCGAACGGGCTGGCCGCCGCGCTGGTGCTCGCCTCGGCGGGGCTGCGGGTGCAGGTGCACGAGGCCGCCCCGACCACCGGCGGTGGCACCCGCACCGAGGAGCTGACCCTGCCCGGGTTCCGGCACGACGTCTGCTCGGCGGTGCACCCGATGGCGCTCGCCTCGCCGTTCTTCCGCGCCTTCGACCTGGCCGCCCACGGCGTACAACTACGACAACCCGAGATCCCGTACGCCCACCCGCTGGACGGTGGCCGGGCGGTGCTGGCCTGGCGGGACCTGGACCGTACCGCCGAGGGGTT
Above is a window of Micromonospora yangpuensis DNA encoding:
- a CDS encoding ABC transporter ATP-binding protein, translating into MSTPAAGERHWLRMISDYVRPHRGPFVAAGVLLLASSLLGLAQPLAAKALIDGLTAGQGVGGALAVLTGLVLLAALLLGVGNYLILRTAEAVALDGRRGLVRHLLRLTVPALQRQAPGDLLARVAGDTMLLRQIASQSLIDLFTGGVMLLGAVALMAVVDLALLGVTAIVVVLLVVIMGLLMPRIRSAALRSQESVGEMGAALERALGAFTTMKASGTEATEAARIDAAALAAYRQGVSLARWGSVAGTSAGLAIQVAFLVVLGVGGARVASGAMPVSALVAFLLYVAYLTHPVMQLIGASTYLQIGRAALTRIAEIDALPTEPIDLPPAAEPAGAAAVAVVPAGAAAAGVHERGGGPAEVVFEGVCFGYPDRDEPALRELTLRVPAGGLTALVGPSGSGKTTVLALIERFVEPQQGRILLDGRPLADWPLTELRAAIGYVEQDVAVLAGTLRENVAYATPGATDEEIREVLQTTRLHTLLDRLGGDLDAPIRHRGLSLSGGERQRIAVARALLRRPRLLLLDEVTSQLDAANEAALREVIQEVSRRTTVVVVAHRLSTVLAAEQIVVLENGTARSVGSHPDLVRTDALYASLAAEQALV